In one window of Campylobacter hepaticus DNA:
- a CDS encoding energy transducer TonB, producing the protein MKTLFFNHKYQAFYITFFIFMPLVFIFLHLNNFFKTEIKNQNTFSLTMKHFIQINQNQENKITQTTIKQAQKQIIKKTSNPNKAIKKHTNLKKPSLNTMQVNKEDISFLKTKHIQTNQILQDNTSILQEIQQAIQQVQIYPKQAIKMRMQGIVKVEFLWKKNKSLAELKILESSGYDLLDKNALKSILKASVFFPSYEKDLKIVLPIVYHLS; encoded by the coding sequence ATGAAAACTTTATTTTTTAACCACAAATATCAAGCTTTTTATATCACTTTTTTCATTTTCATGCCTTTAGTTTTTATTTTTTTACATCTTAATAATTTTTTTAAAACAGAAATAAAAAATCAAAACACTTTTTCTTTAACAATGAAACATTTTATACAAATCAATCAAAACCAAGAAAACAAAATCACACAAACAACCATAAAACAAGCTCAAAAACAAATAATAAAAAAAACTTCTAATCCCAACAAAGCAATAAAAAAACACACAAACCTAAAAAAACCATCTTTAAACACCATGCAAGTAAATAAAGAAGATATATCCTTTTTAAAAACTAAACATATACAAACAAATCAAATCTTGCAAGATAATACTTCTATCTTGCAAGAAATTCAACAAGCCATACAACAAGTACAAATTTATCCCAAACAAGCTATAAAAATGCGTATGCAAGGCATAGTAAAAGTAGAATTTTTATGGAAAAAAAATAAAAGCTTAGCAGAACTTAAAATCCTTGAAAGTTCAGGATATGATTTATTAGACAAAAATGCTTTAAAAAGTATACTTAAAGCTTCAGTTTTCTTCCCTTCTTATGAAAAAGATTTAAAAATAGTTTTACCTATAGTATACCATCTAAGCTAA
- the exbD gene encoding TonB system transport protein ExbD, which translates to MLKLPKNEGLNIIPFIDIMLVLLAIVLSISSFIAYGKIKINLPLSENATNINNEQKKLLISIDEKNLFYLNDALSPLNEINNVLSSLDKKTLVELKSDKNAKFESFIKIIDLLKAKEHENFQIITEKK; encoded by the coding sequence ATGCTTAAATTACCTAAAAATGAAGGTTTAAACATAATCCCTTTTATAGATATTATGCTTGTTTTATTAGCTATAGTGCTTAGTATTTCAAGTTTTATTGCATATGGAAAAATCAAAATCAATCTTCCTTTAAGCGAAAATGCTACTAATATAAATAATGAACAAAAAAAACTGCTTATAAGTATTGATGAAAAAAATTTATTCTACCTTAATGATGCCTTAAGTCCTTTAAATGAAATAAATAATGTCCTTTCTTCACTTGATAAAAAAACCTTAGTAGAATTAAAAAGTGATAAAAATGCCAAATTTGAAAGCTTTATTAAAATTATAGATTTATTAAAAGCTAAAGAACATGAAAATTTTCAAATTATTACAGAGAAAAAATAA
- the exbB gene encoding TonB-system energizer ExbB, whose protein sequence is MEFLKNYIDLIIFIILGIMAFIALWCVIERILFLKNINFKDYDNQEQFDDAISENLTPIYIIYSNAPYIGLLGTVIGIMITFYQMGLADNIEVKSIVTGLSLALKATALGLLVAIPSLIAYNALLRKISLLSNAYKVYKNA, encoded by the coding sequence ATGGAATTTCTGAAAAATTATATAGACTTAATTATCTTCATTATTCTTGGAATAATGGCATTTATAGCCCTTTGGTGTGTTATTGAAAGAATACTTTTCTTAAAAAATATTAATTTTAAAGATTATGATAATCAAGAACAATTTGATGATGCTATTAGTGAAAATTTAACTCCAATATATATCATTTATTCTAATGCTCCTTATATAGGGCTTTTAGGGACTGTTATAGGTATTATGATTACCTTTTACCAAATGGGTTTAGCAGATAATATCGAGGTAAAATCTATAGTTACAGGCTTATCTTTAGCATTAAAAGCGACAGCTTTAGGACTTTTAGTAGCTATTCCTTCTCTTATAGCATATAATGCTTTACTGCGTAAAATTTCACTTTTAAGCAATGCTTATAAGGTATACAAAAATGCTTAA
- a CDS encoding DUF4261 domain-containing protein, protein MTTDLNRNFTSFVLLDSLDFDFMALKKSLEDKLNITIADENFNEEGVIFYYKNILITLNLIKNRIPNDEAEYYANFNFMWKDALVQTKKHQAHLLVAVLSQDESKIEQAKLFTQIAALCLEDKHALGFYTGAVVLEPHFYIENAKMLNDNRLPVYNWVYVNVYPGENGVNAYTSGLRNFNKLELEVCDAKIKEKELFFCIYDIILHLLTYDLSLKDKDILKFEDGKKVKFIKSQGLKIEHESLKIIF, encoded by the coding sequence ATGACTACAGATTTAAATCGTAATTTTACTTCTTTTGTTCTTTTAGATAGTCTTGATTTTGATTTTATGGCACTAAAAAAGAGCTTAGAAGATAAATTAAATATAACAATAGCTGATGAGAATTTTAATGAAGAGGGGGTAATTTTTTATTATAAAAATATATTAATTACTTTAAATTTAATCAAAAATCGTATACCTAATGATGAAGCAGAGTATTATGCTAATTTTAATTTTATGTGGAAAGATGCTTTAGTACAAACTAAAAAACATCAAGCACATCTTCTTGTAGCTGTTTTAAGTCAAGATGAAAGTAAGATAGAACAAGCTAAGCTTTTTACTCAAATTGCAGCTTTGTGTTTAGAGGATAAACATGCTTTAGGTTTTTATACAGGTGCTGTTGTTTTAGAACCTCATTTTTATATAGAAAATGCAAAAATGTTAAATGATAATCGCTTACCTGTTTACAATTGGGTATATGTTAATGTTTATCCTGGAGAGAATGGGGTTAATGCTTATACTTCTGGGCTTAGAAATTTTAATAAATTAGAGCTTGAAGTTTGTGATGCAAAGATAAAAGAAAAAGAACTTTTCTTTTGTATTTATGATATTATTTTACATCTTTTAACTTATGATCTTAGTTTAAAAGATAAAGATATATTAAAATTTGAAGATGGTAAAAAGGTTAAATTTATTAAAAGTCAAGGTTTAAAGATTGAGCATGAAAGTTTAAAAATTATTTTTTAA
- a CDS encoding PepSY-like domain-containing protein has product MKLKLSLCALFSAMVLFAKDMVIPANELPQNAQEFIAKNFQNTQIVLVKKDLDSYEVTLNDGTEIDFMFNGEWKDLDGKHKALPYSILPVVMEKISNTELSSYIVELSKEVNGYKFKFNNGIKVYTDMQGNILRKKLDD; this is encoded by the coding sequence ATGAAATTAAAATTAAGTTTATGCGCTTTATTTAGTGCTATGGTGCTTTTTGCTAAAGATATGGTTATTCCCGCTAATGAACTTCCACAAAATGCTCAAGAATTTATTGCTAAAAATTTCCAAAACACTCAAATTGTTTTAGTGAAAAAAGATCTTGATTCTTATGAGGTGACTTTAAATGATGGGACAGAAATTGATTTTATGTTTAATGGAGAGTGGAAAGATCTCGATGGAAAACATAAAGCTTTACCTTATAGTATCTTACCTGTTGTTATGGAAAAAATAAGCAATACTGAACTTAGTTCCTATATTGTTGAACTGAGTAAAGAAGTAAATGGTTATAAATTTAAGTTTAATAATGGTATAAAAGTATATACAGATATGCAAGGTAATATTTTAAGAAAAAAACTAGATGATTGA
- a CDS encoding aromatic amino acid transport family protein — protein sequence MDTLKWTSYDTRWVLSLFGTAVGAGILFLPIKAGVGGFWPVVVMALIIFPMVYLSHRALSRFVCQANGNDKDITHAAEEYFGRKVSVFISVLYFFAIFPICLAYCVGITNTFESFIYNQFLPLLDPKSTWANAISFMYQVHINEQGKTIANLFPFYRAIFAFVLVSIFMLIMLFSEELITKVCEWLVYPLCAILFIFSLYLIPQWSFESFGIISRTQEFITIVWLTLPVLVFSFNHSPVISTFSLSVKRRYDKNSVQKANQILFRTSVMLLFFVMFFVLSCVLSLSPDELAEARSQNIPVLSYFANKLDNPFISYGGPLVAFFAISSSFFGHYFGAREGAYGIVRKCFKLAGNQNPNLKKIAIYSTLTMYIIMLITAYVNPSILGFIESLGGPIIAAILFLMPIIAIYTVSKMKKFQNKALDAFVFITGILTIITVIYTF from the coding sequence ATGGACACTCTTAAATGGACAAGTTACGATACTAGATGGGTTTTATCTTTATTTGGAACTGCAGTTGGGGCTGGAATTTTATTTTTGCCCATTAAAGCCGGTGTTGGTGGTTTTTGGCCAGTTGTTGTAATGGCTTTAATTATTTTTCCTATGGTGTATTTAAGTCATAGGGCTTTGAGTCGTTTTGTGTGTCAAGCAAATGGAAATGATAAAGATATCACTCATGCGGCTGAAGAGTATTTTGGTAGGAAGGTGAGTGTTTTTATTTCTGTACTTTATTTTTTTGCGATTTTTCCTATTTGTTTAGCTTATTGTGTGGGTATAACTAATACTTTTGAAAGTTTTATTTATAATCAGTTTTTACCACTTTTAGATCCTAAAAGTACTTGGGCTAATGCTATTTCTTTTATGTATCAAGTACATATCAATGAACAAGGAAAAACTATAGCAAATTTGTTTCCTTTTTATAGGGCTATTTTTGCTTTTGTTTTGGTAAGTATTTTTATGCTTATTATGCTTTTTAGTGAGGAGTTAATTACTAAAGTGTGTGAGTGGCTTGTATATCCTTTATGTGCTATTTTATTTATCTTTTCTTTATATCTTATTCCTCAGTGGTCATTTGAGAGTTTTGGTATTATTTCTAGAACACAAGAATTTATTACTATAGTATGGCTAACTTTACCTGTTTTAGTATTTTCGTTTAATCATTCACCAGTTATTTCTACCTTTTCTTTAAGTGTAAAGAGAAGGTACGATAAAAATTCTGTACAAAAAGCCAATCAAATTTTATTTAGAACTTCTGTAATGTTACTTTTTTTTGTTATGTTTTTTGTTTTATCTTGTGTGCTTTCTTTAAGTCCTGATGAATTAGCTGAGGCTAGATCTCAAAATATACCTGTACTTTCTTATTTTGCAAATAAACTTGATAATCCATTTATTTCTTATGGGGGTCCTTTGGTCGCTTTTTTTGCTATTTCTAGTTCGTTTTTTGGACATTATTTTGGTGCTAGAGAGGGTGCTTATGGTATAGTAAGAAAATGTTTTAAATTAGCAGGTAATCAAAACCCTAATTTGAAAAAAATTGCAATTTATTCTACTTTAACTATGTATATTATTATGTTAATTACTGCTTATGTAAATCCTAGTATTTTAGGTTTTATTGAAAGTTTGGGTGGTCCTATTATTGCTGCAATTTTATTTTTAATGCCAATAATTGCTATTTATACTGTTTCTAAAATGAAAAAATTTCAAAATAAAGCTTTAGATGCTTTTGTATTTATCACAGGGATTTTAACAATTATAACTGTAATTTATACTTTTTAA
- a CDS encoding L-serine ammonia-lyase, whose amino-acid sequence MGSNLNIFKIGVGPSSSHTLGPMLAGNLFCKQAFKNLDEIVRIEVILYGSLSLTGKGHLSDKAVIWGLSGLEAKNLSASIQDEVNQNAFKKGEINFCGRKKLNFNYEKDMIFSKDFLPLHENGMLIKAYNCKGVLVQEQTYYSIGGGFVLTALELEKQGKNSHQNQKQLDIKLNNAKEALELCDKQNWDLAELSYQYELQFHTKEEIYTYCFEIWEVMQEVYYNGTHSNEIYLPGTLHLKRRAKGLKERISMTSDPMGIIDFISLYAIAIAEENASGAKVVTAPTNGACAVIPAVMLYLKNHTIGFNDEKVVKFLLTAMLIGSFYKKNASISGAEAGCQAEIGSASSMAAGAMATVLGANAFKACNAAEMAMEHHLGLTCDPVGGLVQIPCIERNAFGAIKAISAARMAMTRKSTPRVSLDEVIETMYETGKDMNYKYKETSLGGLATNLKTIC is encoded by the coding sequence ATGGGTAGTAATTTAAATATTTTTAAAATTGGGGTAGGTCCTTCATCATCGCATACTTTAGGACCTATGTTAGCTGGTAATTTATTTTGTAAGCAAGCTTTTAAAAATCTTGATGAAATTGTTAGAATTGAAGTTATTCTTTATGGTTCTTTGTCTTTAACAGGCAAAGGACATTTAAGTGATAAAGCTGTAATTTGGGGATTAAGTGGTTTGGAAGCTAAAAATTTAAGTGCATCTATACAAGATGAAGTTAATCAAAATGCTTTTAAAAAGGGTGAAATTAATTTTTGTGGAAGAAAAAAGCTTAATTTTAATTATGAAAAAGATATGATATTTTCTAAAGATTTTTTACCTTTACATGAAAATGGGATGCTTATTAAAGCTTATAATTGTAAAGGTGTTTTAGTGCAAGAACAAACTTATTATTCCATAGGAGGAGGTTTTGTTTTAACAGCTTTAGAGCTTGAAAAACAAGGTAAAAATTCCCATCAAAATCAAAAACAATTGGATATAAAATTAAATAATGCTAAAGAAGCTTTAGAACTTTGTGATAAACAAAATTGGGATTTAGCAGAACTTTCTTATCAATATGAATTGCAATTTCATACTAAAGAAGAAATTTATACTTATTGTTTTGAAATTTGGGAGGTGATGCAAGAAGTTTATTATAATGGTACACATTCAAATGAAATTTATTTACCCGGAACGCTCCATTTAAAGCGTAGAGCAAAGGGGCTTAAGGAAAGAATAAGTATGACAAGTGATCCTATGGGTATTATTGATTTTATTTCTTTATATGCTATTGCAATTGCTGAAGAAAATGCTAGTGGAGCTAAGGTAGTAACAGCTCCTACTAATGGTGCTTGTGCTGTTATCCCTGCAGTAATGCTTTATCTTAAAAACCATACTATAGGTTTTAACGATGAAAAGGTTGTTAAATTTTTGCTTACGGCTATGCTTATAGGGTCTTTTTATAAGAAAAATGCAAGTATTAGTGGGGCAGAAGCAGGTTGTCAAGCAGAAATTGGTAGTGCTAGTTCCATGGCAGCAGGTGCTATGGCAACGGTTTTGGGTGCTAATGCATTTAAAGCTTGTAATGCTGCTGAAATGGCTATGGAGCACCATTTAGGTTTAACTTGCGATCCAGTTGGAGGACTAGTACAAATTCCTTGTATAGAAAGGAATGCTTTTGGTGCTATTAAGGCTATTAGTGCTGCTAGAATGGCTATGACGCGTAAATCTACTCCTAGAGTAAGTCTTGATGAGGTTATAGAAACTATGTATGAAACTGGTAAAGATATGAATTATAAATATAAAGAAACTTCTTTAGGGGGTCTTGCGACTAATTTAAAAACAATATGTTAA
- the ribD gene encoding bifunctional diaminohydroxyphosphoribosylaminopyrimidine deaminase/5-amino-6-(5-phosphoribosylamino)uracil reductase RibD: protein MKEFYMNLALSEAWKYQFLTYPNPAVACVILDRNGKILAIKAHEKAGCAHAELNAISHAFKSLKPEIPLPKEANALHEFICKNHQGIFKDSIAFVTLEPCTHQGKTPPCAKLFSELGFKTIFISVKDENKLASGGAEFLKKQGIEVELGILEEKGKQLLKPFLIWQKKQFKLFKLALSMNGSPFGKIVSNELSRTYAHKIRSVIDLLVVGGDTIRKDRPILDARLCKGKAPDICILTRKQLDDFDKNIPLFKVPKRQIYTQVPHEAKFLMYEGGENFLKIFKNEIDMFLIFQNPNLNNEKNVTIPLNFKVLYRGFLGNNIYGIYEL, encoded by the coding sequence ATGAAAGAATTTTATATGAATCTAGCTTTAAGTGAAGCATGGAAATATCAATTTCTAACCTATCCCAATCCAGCCGTAGCTTGTGTAATTTTGGATAGAAATGGGAAAATTTTAGCTATAAAGGCACACGAAAAAGCAGGATGTGCGCATGCAGAATTAAATGCCATAAGCCATGCTTTTAAATCTTTAAAACCTGAAATTCCTCTACCTAAAGAAGCTAACGCCTTACATGAGTTTATTTGCAAAAATCATCAAGGAATTTTTAAAGATAGTATAGCTTTTGTTACACTTGAACCTTGTACTCATCAAGGCAAAACCCCACCTTGTGCAAAACTTTTTAGTGAACTTGGCTTTAAAACAATTTTTATCAGTGTCAAAGATGAAAATAAACTTGCTAGCGGGGGGGCAGAATTCTTAAAAAAACAAGGTATAGAAGTTGAATTAGGGATACTAGAAGAAAAAGGGAAACAACTTTTAAAACCTTTTTTAATATGGCAAAAAAAACAATTTAAACTTTTTAAACTTGCCCTTTCTATGAATGGATCACCTTTTGGCAAAATCGTAAGCAATGAATTAAGTCGCACTTATGCCCATAAAATCAGATCAGTTATTGATTTACTTGTAGTAGGTGGGGACACTATAAGAAAAGACCGCCCCATTCTTGATGCTAGACTTTGCAAAGGAAAAGCACCTGATATTTGTATTTTAACTCGTAAACAACTTGATGATTTTGACAAAAATATTCCCTTATTTAAAGTACCAAAGCGTCAAATTTATACTCAAGTCCCGCATGAAGCTAAATTTTTAATGTATGAAGGTGGGGAAAATTTCCTCAAAATATTTAAAAATGAAATAGATATGTTTTTAATTTTTCAAAATCCTAACTTAAATAATGAAAAAAATGTTACAATACCTTTAAATTTTAAAGTTCTTTATAGAGGTTTTTTAGGAAATAATATTTATGGCATTTATGAACTTTAG
- the mutY gene encoding A/G-specific adenine glycosylase, with translation MQKATIEKLQNDLLFWYEKNGRKSLPWRNLQSQNCDARLKHINRAYGVYISEIMLQQTQVKSVLEKFYFPFLEKFPNLKSLAYANEDEILKLWQGLGYYTRARNLKKAALKCMVEFKGNLPKELNNLKKLNGIGAYTAGAIACFAYDQKVSFVDANIRRVISRLFALENPSMKELEQKAQELLNLNDAFNHNQALLDIGALICISKNPKCGVCPLCDFCQGKIHPKLYPRAKKIFYGELNLDLFLFELDNNFAVQKSNNKLYKGMYNFPFFNEGEFKIHKNMRFLTQFRHSYTKYKLSIKVYHQVLEFKDEKYEFKSLKEIENLPLSTLSLKALKLIKL, from the coding sequence ATGCAAAAAGCAACAATTGAAAAATTACAAAATGATTTACTTTTTTGGTATGAAAAAAATGGACGCAAAAGCTTACCTTGGAGGAATTTGCAAAGTCAAAATTGTGATGCAAGATTAAAACATATTAATAGAGCTTATGGGGTTTATATTAGTGAAATTATGCTTCAGCAAACCCAAGTAAAATCAGTTTTAGAAAAATTTTATTTTCCTTTTTTAGAAAAATTTCCTAATTTAAAAAGTTTAGCTTATGCAAATGAGGATGAAATTTTAAAACTTTGGCAAGGTTTAGGGTATTATACTCGTGCTAGAAATTTAAAAAAAGCAGCTTTAAAATGTATGGTTGAATTTAAGGGTAATTTGCCTAAAGAACTTAATAATTTAAAAAAGTTAAACGGGATAGGAGCTTATACAGCAGGGGCTATTGCTTGTTTTGCTTATGATCAAAAAGTTTCTTTTGTAGATGCTAATATACGTCGTGTAATTTCAAGACTTTTTGCTTTAGAAAACCCAAGCATGAAAGAGCTTGAACAAAAAGCTCAAGAACTTTTAAATTTAAATGATGCTTTTAATCACAACCAAGCCTTGTTGGATATAGGTGCTTTAATATGTATAAGTAAAAATCCAAAATGTGGAGTATGTCCTTTATGTGATTTTTGTCAAGGTAAGATTCATCCCAAGCTTTATCCTAGGGCCAAAAAAATATTTTACGGTGAACTTAATTTAGATCTTTTTTTATTTGAACTAGATAATAATTTTGCTGTACAAAAAAGTAATAATAAGTTGTATAAAGGTATGTATAATTTTCCTTTTTTTAACGAAGGTGAGTTTAAAATTCATAAAAATATGCGTTTTTTAACTCAATTTAGACACAGTTATACTAAATATAAATTAAGCATTAAAGTTTATCATCAAGTTTTAGAATTTAAAGATGAAAAATATGAATTTAAAAGTTTAAAAGAAATTGAAAATTTACCACTTTCAACTTTATCTTTAAAGGCTTTAAAATTAATTAAGCTCTGA
- a CDS encoding MFS transporter codes for MQKLKAKKIRSIIGASSGNLVEWFDFYIYAFSATYFAHAFSTSDNIIIQQINAFGVFAAGFFMRPIGSWLFGSLADKMGRKKSMLISIILMALGSFMIAILPSKDIMGDFAIILLLIARLIQGLSVGGEYGIAATYLCELATEGKRGFYSSFQYVTLIGGQLLAVASISIMLFFFSVDEMKDYAWRILFIIGGILALSSLFIRKIMNESATQIHKHDDRGTLKALFKNSWKAFLMVLGITAGGSLTFYTITTYAKTFLENSGMDQILVNNLFLGALFILMIIQPLFGYIDDKIGHKNSLIIFCILAFIGIYPIFNFISNNAQNNSLAVFISLVFLFTILSFYTSVAGIFKAKLFPEYIRALGTGLSYAISNAIFGGSAPWVALQFKNAGIEKGFFIYIAVVILLMFIASLFLPKKSELN; via the coding sequence ATGCAAAAACTTAAAGCTAAAAAAATTCGCTCTATTATAGGTGCAAGTAGTGGAAATCTAGTAGAATGGTTTGATTTTTACATTTATGCTTTTAGCGCAACTTATTTTGCTCATGCTTTTTCCACTTCAGATAATATTATCATACAGCAAATCAATGCTTTTGGAGTTTTTGCTGCAGGATTTTTCATGCGTCCTATAGGATCTTGGCTTTTTGGATCTTTAGCTGATAAGATGGGTCGTAAAAAATCTATGCTTATTTCTATAATTTTAATGGCACTAGGATCTTTTATGATAGCAATTTTACCTAGTAAAGATATTATGGGAGATTTTGCTATCATCTTGCTTTTAATTGCAAGATTAATACAAGGACTTAGTGTGGGTGGAGAATATGGCATAGCAGCAACTTATCTTTGTGAACTTGCCACAGAAGGCAAACGTGGTTTTTATTCTTCTTTTCAATATGTAACCCTTATAGGTGGACAACTTTTAGCTGTAGCTAGTATTAGCATAATGCTTTTCTTTTTTAGTGTTGATGAAATGAAAGATTATGCTTGGAGAATACTTTTTATTATAGGAGGAATTTTAGCCCTTAGTTCACTTTTCATACGTAAAATTATGAATGAAAGCGCAACACAAATTCACAAACACGATGATAGGGGAACACTAAAAGCATTATTTAAAAATTCTTGGAAAGCTTTTTTAATGGTGCTTGGAATTACTGCAGGAGGGTCTTTAACCTTTTACACTATTACTACTTATGCTAAAACTTTCCTAGAAAATTCAGGCATGGATCAAATACTAGTTAATAATCTTTTTTTAGGTGCCTTATTTATACTTATGATCATACAACCACTTTTTGGATATATAGATGATAAAATAGGACATAAAAATTCTTTAATCATATTTTGTATTTTAGCTTTTATAGGAATTTATCCTATCTTTAATTTTATATCTAATAACGCACAAAATAATTCTTTAGCGGTATTTATCTCTTTGGTATTTTTATTTACAATTCTAAGTTTTTATACCTCAGTAGCTGGAATTTTTAAAGCCAAACTTTTTCCTGAGTATATAAGAGCTTTAGGTACAGGTTTAAGTTATGCAATTTCAAATGCCATCTTTGGAGGATCTGCACCTTGGGTTGCCTTACAATTTAAAAACGCAGGAATAGAAAAAGGTTTTTTTATTTATATAGCTGTAGTGATTTTACTCATGTTTATAGCAAGTTTATTTCTACCTAAAAAATCAGAGCTTAATTAA
- a CDS encoding radical SAM/SPASM domain-containing protein, giving the protein MKFKKIYIELSDICGLKCDFCPSKKASRGIMSVDNFSKLAKQIYDKSEIFTFHLLGDPLLLDNLENYLQIAKNYEMKLEITTSGFYFSSKNSKLLLEYDNIRQINISLMAFLSQKKLTLKEYLKPILAFCKEHLENKKLSFINLRLWNLDAYFKAPKENDEIYKFLAQEFGVEIFTHLAKNRLQRHILLHQDKLFKWPNLKEKAFYKKGKCHALKEQIGILSNGNLVPCCLDTQGDIYLGNVFKDDFIKLLKSPHVEAMKKAFKKNERIEKLCQTCEFFKTRLNG; this is encoded by the coding sequence ATGAAATTTAAAAAAATATATATAGAATTAAGTGATATTTGTGGTTTAAAATGTGATTTTTGTCCTTCAAAAAAAGCTTCGCGTGGAATAATGAGTGTGGATAATTTTTCTAAACTTGCTAAGCAAATTTATGATAAAAGTGAAATTTTTACCTTTCATCTTTTGGGCGATCCTTTGCTTTTGGATAATTTAGAAAACTATTTGCAAATTGCTAAAAATTATGAAATGAAACTAGAAATCACTACAAGTGGTTTTTATTTTAGTTCTAAAAATTCTAAATTATTATTAGAATATGATAATATTCGTCAAATTAATATTTCTTTAATGGCTTTTTTAAGTCAAAAAAAACTTACTTTAAAGGAATATTTAAAACCTATTTTAGCATTTTGTAAAGAGCATTTAGAGAATAAAAAATTAAGTTTTATCAATCTTAGGCTTTGGAATTTAGATGCTTATTTTAAAGCTCCTAAAGAAAATGATGAAATTTATAAATTTTTAGCTCAAGAATTTGGGGTTGAAATTTTTACACATTTAGCTAAAAATCGTCTTCAAAGGCATATTTTGCTTCATCAAGATAAACTTTTTAAATGGCCCAATCTTAAAGAAAAAGCTTTTTATAAAAAAGGTAAATGTCATGCTTTAAAAGAGCAAATTGGAATTTTAAGCAATGGAAATTTAGTACCTTGTTGTTTGGATACTCAAGGTGATATTTATTTGGGGAATGTTTTTAAGGATGATTTTATTAAGCTTCTTAAATCACCTCATGTAGAGGCGATGAAAAAAGCTTTTAAAAAAAATGAACGCATAGAAAAACTTTGTCAAACTTGTGAATTTTTTAAAACAAGATTGAATGGTTAA
- a CDS encoding helical backbone metal receptor codes for MKKILIIIGLFLTLLQAKERLVVLDPASIETLFMLHANDQIVGIANLQHANIYPQDKSSKLTSVGTFSNPSLEKIISLKPTLVILSSYSLNLEEGLKNFGIKSIYLKAQNLNEIKTNIQTLAKITNKQKEGEQLLKDFEEGLEKLRQNPLNKSAIYLYSNHPLMAFNDNSLIADILRTIGINNLSPKSDIARPIISAEYILEQNPDLLILGMNANDKLLSMHTLLNQTKAAKMGQIYYNKNTTILLRLSPKIIDRIQEFKMTIKNKNF; via the coding sequence ATGAAAAAAATTTTAATTATAATAGGTTTATTTTTAACCCTATTACAGGCTAAAGAACGCCTTGTAGTTCTTGATCCTGCAAGTATAGAAACCCTTTTTATGTTACATGCAAATGATCAAATTGTTGGTATAGCAAACTTGCAACATGCAAACATCTATCCTCAAGATAAAAGCTCAAAGCTTACAAGTGTTGGAACTTTTTCAAATCCTTCTCTTGAAAAAATCATCTCTTTAAAACCCACTTTAGTTATTCTTAGTTCTTATTCTTTAAATTTAGAAGAAGGACTTAAAAATTTTGGCATCAAAAGTATTTATTTAAAGGCTCAAAATCTCAATGAAATAAAAACCAATATACAAACTCTTGCAAAAATCACAAATAAGCAAAAAGAAGGCGAACAACTTTTAAAAGATTTTGAAGAAGGATTGGAAAAATTACGACAAAACCCTTTAAACAAAAGTGCTATTTATTTATATTCTAATCATCCACTCATGGCTTTTAATGATAATTCTTTAATCGCTGATATATTAAGAACAATAGGAATAAATAATTTAAGCCCTAAAAGTGATATAGCTCGCCCTATTATATCAGCAGAATATATCTTAGAACAAAATCCTGATTTACTGATTTTAGGTATGAATGCAAACGATAAGCTTTTAAGCATGCATACTTTGTTAAATCAAACAAAAGCAGCCAAAATGGGACAAATTTATTATAATAAAAATACAACTATACTTTTACGTTTAAGTCCAAAAATAATAGATAGAATTCAAGAGTTTAAAATGACAATAAAAAACAAAAATTTTTAA